The DNA window AAAGCTTTGCTCAGCCTCGAGTAGTCAGTTATATCCATCATGGAAGCCAATTCATCCAAACTGTAGAGTGAAAGCTGCTTTGGACTTGATATCCCAATCTTCCTAAGCTTCTCAGCTGTACTTGGACCTATACCCGGAACATCCTCCAAGCAAGAATATTTATCGCTCATAACATTCACCCCTAACCAAGTTCTTCAACCAATTTAAATGGAGAATGACCTTATCCAATTCATTAACCAACGATGGCATACTATTAACCAGTAGAGAATCAATGTTTTCGAGGGCTTTAATGAAGGCTTTAAACTCATCGGTACTGATCATAGATTCAAAGACTATCTTACCACCATACTTGCCAGGTTTCAACGTTTTCTTCGGATATATCTTTAAAGTTAAACTAACTTTATCTTCCACCAATCTAAATGATAGGAAAGCTACATATTTTTCATGAACCTTTATCGGAATCATGAAACCTCTAGAATCATAATCCCACACAATAAACTTGGACAATTCAACCACCCCCAAACTCAGAATACTCATTCATAACTGCAACCCCCATTGGAGAAATCTTTAGGTAATATTTTCCATCGCGATGAACCCCCTCAATTATTAAGCCATTAACTGATAACGTCGTCAAAATCTTCTTAGCCTCCGCAGCGCTCAAACCATAAACTCCAGTAATGTAACCTATAACCAGATCCCTTTCAACAACCCCCTGAGCTAGGAATGAGAGAACCCCATATGCCACATCAGCCCTGTTACCAAACAATTTGACTAAAGTGTTCATTTGAGAAGGCTTTAGAGGTTTAAGTTCATCAGCAACCTCAAATTCACCCTTAAACTCAACTTTAACACTATAACTTGCAAGATTAATATTACCATCCCTGAAAACCATGAAATAAACGTCATCATTGACGTTAATAGACTTAAGGAGGTTTGGATCGTAGGATTTGGAGGTGAAGGTGCGGAGGAGAATATCCAATGAATCCCTAATTTTCGGGATTGGAGCAAATGCAATGTCTATGATGGCTCTGACTTTAGAATTCAACCACAATGGGTTATCGCAAGACAATAAGATGTATCTAGACCTACTACCATTAATTAAATCGTAAAATGTAATTGAACGTTCAAATGATATGGCATACTCTTCACGTAAAGCTCTAGACATCTCCGGAGCTATTATGTCGGCATCCTCAATTAACATGAAATCAAAATTCCTCCCAAACTTCATCAACATCAATAATGATGAGAGAACTCTAAACTCAACGGGCAGATGACTAACATCAACAATTATTAAACTCGAATTCAGATTTGAAAAGCCATAAGTTGAATTGAATGATGAACCAATACGCCCAACGGACATCAAATCGAGAAGTCTCAATAATCTATGAACGTAAGGATAAGATCTTGAAATTAAACTTTGAGACTCAACTTCAGAAATTATGTCGGAAACCGAGAACTCCAACCCCCTCTTAGAAATCAAGCTAATTAGGGAATCAAGTAAAACTCTAGCAGAATCTTCACCTAAATGGAGACTTAACCTGAAAATGTCGGAAACGATCTTAGCTTCAATATATGGATCTTCAGAATCAAATTTGAAGGGGTTTATTGAAGCATTAAATCCAAGCTTCAACAATTTAGCATCATCAAAAGCGCTACATAGATACTTGTATAAGCCAACCGAATCTATGATTAAGGCGCTTTCCCAATCTGCACAATCGATCACTGAGTAATTCACCCTAACCCTACTTTGCAGAGGACCAAATGAGCCTAAGACGAATTTACCATCATTGCTAAGTAAATCAACTAAATTCACGCGCATAACATTTAATGTGGACTCAAACATGTCTAAGCCACCCCCTGAACTACGGGCAAAACTTTGGAAATAATTTCATCACCACTCAAAATGACAACGCTCTCAGCTGGAATGGAAAGTGAGAGTGAATTGAGAATCCCAACAAGCTTAGAAACTGTAAAATCTAGATCATGAAATCCAACCTTAACATGTAACAATAAAATGTAAGATTCACTAGAACCTTCACCACCCCTAAATATTAAGTGATATTCGAATGGGAGGCCTAAAAGTATGCTTTTAAGCATAGCAGGGTCTCTAACATTATGGAAGAGTAAAGCTCCATAGACATGTGTAAATCCAATGGAATTGGAAACGAGTAACAGTTTATCAGAAACCTTAAATCTAAATCTCAGATCAACTTCCCGAAGGCTTTCGAGTTCTAAGCTTCTAAATACAAACTCCCTAAGACATTTTTGCTCTTCAACCTTATTTAATCTTGGAAAATTAAGCTTACCATTACGAGTAAACTTATAAATTATGAACAAGGCGACCATGAGTATGGAGATTACTAGAAACAACGATGGATTTACTAGGAAAATAAAGAGTAATGCCAATAACATTAGAGGAATCCACATGCTAACCACACGAAAATATGCGTGAAATTCAGAAATAAAGCTGGTTTAGATGTTCGACGAAAACGGCGAAAAACGAATATTCTATTTCAAACGAATAGATATTTGTGTGAAAAAGTGTGAGTGATCAATTAAACATTGAAGACATGAAGATCCTCAGTGAAGAAACGAGGATAAAGATAATCAAACTACTATACGATAAGGGGGAACTTGGATTAAATGAAATATCGGAACAAATAAAGAAGGCGAAGTCAACAACATCAGAACATTTGAAAATACTGTTGGAAAATGAATTTATAGTGAGGATACAGACTGAGAGGGGATACAGATATAAATTAGCTGAAAAGGGGGTAAAAGCTGTAAAGATGCTATATGAAGGTGAAGAAATAAAACTTCAAAAGAAGCCAGCTGGAGTAAACATCCAAATAATATTGAGACAAAGAATCCCATGGATCCGATCTGCAATACCAGCAATCACTGGAGCAACGATGATTATACTCAGCGGAATACCACACGTAATCATAGCGCTATCAATATTAAATGGGGCTCTCCTCGGAATAATGAAATCAAAATTCAAAGATATAGTGATGGGAGGAGTAATATTCTCATTTATAACATCAATAATATCAGTAGGAAAAATAGGTGTAATTGCAATGCCAATAACATTGGCATTATCAATAATAATATATATTTGTGTGGGAGGATTAACATGGGCAATAATCAAACTGGTGATTAAACATGGTTAAAGTATGCCCAGAATGCGGGGGAGAAATGTACTACGATAAGAAGGGATTCTACGTATGCTTAAAATGCGGATTAACAATATCAAAATTCGATTCAAATATAAAGGATTCAAAGGATAGAGAATTAACCGAAGAAGATAAGAGGAAGGAATACCTCAAATGGTGGTTAAGCTCGAAAAAGAAGTAGTTACGATATTGAGGGGCGAGCCATGGTGGATAACTCGGTAGTGGAGATAATAAGTATAGGGGAGGAGCTTCTGATAGGTAAAATAGTGAATACCAATGCACAATGGATTGCTAAGAGATTAACTGATATGGGATGGAGGGTTAGAAGAATAACCACCATTGGCGATGATGTGAATGAGATAATCTCAGCAATAAGGGAAGCCATAAATAGAGGGACCAAAGTTATAATAACCACAGGCGGATTGGGACCAACATTCGATGATAAGACAATAGAAGCCATATCAAAAGCTACAAACAGGATATTAAAGCTAGATGAAAATGTGTTGAGGGAGATAGAAGGAAAGCTTAAGAGGAGGGGGAGAACCCTAAGCGAACCAGCAAAGAAGATGGCATACATACCAGAGGGAAGCAAGATAATAAACAATTTAATTGGAACAGCCCCAGGGATAATTCTTGAATATGAGGGGGCAACAATAATAGCCCTACCAGGAGTTCCAAGCGAAATGGAAGATATGTTTGAAAGGGAAGTTATAAAGATACTGGGGTTCAAACATAAATTTCATGAAAAGGAACTAACAATATATAACGTTCCTGAAGCCGAACTTGCACCCACAATAATAGAATTGATGAAGGAGATACCGGACATATACATAAAATCACATCCAAAAACGGAGCTCGGCGATAAAATAACACTAAAACTACACATATACAGCCAAAAGTATGAAGATAATGATTGGAATAAAGTTATAGAGAAGGTTAAGGAGAAGATACGGGAAAAACATAATTACTGCGAAATAAAGGAAATATAACTTGATTGAAATGGACACGATAATGCTTATTGGAACAGCTGGATCAGGTAAAAGCAGTTTAACATACACACTATCAAGATGGCTTGAGGAAAACGATAAATCCACTGGAATATTAAACTTGGATCCAGGGGTTAGATGGCTACCATACTCTCCAGACATAGATATAAGAGATTACATAAACCTAGACCAAATAATGATGCACTATGAACTTGGACCAAACGGAGCATTAATAGCAGCTGTAGACATGATGATAAACTACATAAAAGACATAAGAGAGGAAATAAAAAGCCTAGATTGCGAATACCTATTAATAGATACACCAGGACAAATGGAGCTCTTCGCTTTCAGAAGGGTTGGACCACAAGTAATCTCAAAGATATCAGAGGAAAACATGATAATACTATTCCTAATAGATGCAATGTTCACACAAAAACCAAGCGATTTCGCATCAGCACTACTACTCGCAACATCAGTGCAATATAGGTTCCTAAAACCACAAATAAACATTATATCAAAATCAGACCTACTAAGCCAAAACTTAAAGGAGAAAATAGAGGAATGGATAGAAGACCCTGAAACCTTAAAAATGGAAATAATATCCAGCGAAGACACCTTGCAAAGCGAGATAAGTCAAAGAATCGTAGATGTGATAAGTGAAGAAATGTTTGCGGAAATAGTATTCACATCATCAATAACAGGCGAGGGGGGAGATGCACTCCTAGGAAGAATAGAGAGAATACTGGGGAAAACGATAATAGAATGAGCAAAGCGTTTTTAAATTAGAGAAATTAAATTGGAGTGAGGTATGTGGGGAAACATCCATGGATGCAGCGAAGATAATTGAAAACGCATTAAGGGAAGGGAGAAAGTATTTAATGGAACATGAAGCAAAAAGCATATGCCAACAATATGGAATGAGCGTAACTAGATTCAAGGTGGCAAAAGACCTTAATGAAGCACTAAAATACGCTGAAGAAATAGGGTATCCAGTGGTCTTTAAAATAGTTTCACCAGATATAATACATAAAAGTGATGTGGGAGGGGTAATAGTAAACATAAAGAATGAAGAAGAAGCAAAAAATGCATATAAAAAGATCATGGAGAATGTGGCAAAAAACAAGCCAAATGCAAAAATAATAGGCATACTTGTACAGGAAATGGCCCCAGCAGGATTAGAGGTAATAGTGGGTGCAATAAAAGACCCACAATTTGGACATACAATAATGTTTGGACTTGGTGGAATATTTGTTGAAATATTGAAAGATGTAACCTTCAGAATAGCCCCACTAACCATGGAAGACGCCATGGAAATGATAAGAGAAATTAAGGGATACCCACTACTAAAGGGTTATAGAGGACAACCTCCAGCCGATGAAAATGCAATAATAGATACAATAATGAAAACATCAAAACTACTAACAGACCTCCCACAAATAAGCCAATTAGACCTAAACCCAATATTCGTATACGAGAAAGGGGCAAAAATAGTGGATGCGAGGATAATACTAGAATGACCAACGAAGAAGACATACTAAATGAAATAAGCAAACTAAGAGAAACATATAAGCAGTTAGAAGAGGAAAGAGGAAAACTATTAGAGGAGAAAAGGAGAAGAAAAGAGGAAATAGATGGCCTAAACGAAAAGATAAGCGAAGAATACAAAGCAATTGAAGAGATTAATCAAAAAATATCAGAAAAAATAGAAAACAAGAAGAAACTAATACAATTGTTAAAGGAGAAGAGCAAAGAAATAATGGATTTACGTAAAAAAAGAGAAGAAATAGTCAAACAAATTAGAGAAAACAGCTTGAAAACAAATAAAGACGAAATGGAGGTAAAAAGGGAAATAGAGGAATTAGAATGGAGACAACAAACAACAATAATGTCAAAAGAGGAGGAGGAAAGGATAATAAAAAGAATTGCAGAGCTAAGTAGACTATTAAAAAACATTGAAAAAACTAAGAAGGCAAAGGACGAATACACTGAAATTAAGAGGAAGATAAACGAAAAAGTAATGGAAAGGGAGGATATTAAAAGAAAGGTGGATGAGATAAGTAAAGAGATAAACGAAATAATAAAGGAGAAGGAGGAAAGGAGAAAGGAAATTGACAAGTTAAAGGAGGAAAAGCAAAGGAAAACAAATGAATTGAATGAAGTGGATAACCGCATAAAAGACGTATTAAAGGAAGAGGAAAGGATAAGAGAGAGAATTGTGGAATTGCAAGCAGAAATGAGTAAGATAAAATTCATTAAAAGAAGAGAGGAGGAGATGAAGATAAAGGAGGATCTGGCTAGAAGGGCCCGTGAAAAGATTAAGAGGAAGGAGAAACTGAGTTTCGAAGAATTCCAAGCATTAATGGAAATGGATGAAAATCATCAACTATAAGTATAACCAAAAAATACTATTTTATGGTATTTGAATGAAAGAAAACGCTGAGAAATTACTCATAATATGTGTAGATAAAGATAATGATGTGGGGAAGGCTACTGGATTCAAAACACCCATAATAGGGAGAGAGAAAAATATTGAAGCTGCCGTGAAATTTGCAATAACATCCCCAGAAGACTCCGATGTGAATGCAATATTCGCAGCTATAAAGGTTTATGATGAATTGAAACGCAACAATATGGAATGTGAAATTGCAACCATTGCAGGTGAAGCAGAAGGGGGATTAAAATCAGATATAAAGATAAGGGATGAACTAAATGAAGTTTTAAAATCATATCAAGCCACCGGAGCAATATTTGTAAGTGACGGGGCGGCAGATGAACTAATAATACCAATAATACAATCAAGAATACCAATAGTATCAGTTAAAAGAATAATAGTACAACAAGAGAGAGGGGTTGAAGAATCATACATACTATTTGCAAGATACCTAAGAAAGATCGTTGAAGAATCACAATACGCAA is part of the Candidatus Methanomethylicota archaeon genome and encodes:
- a CDS encoding acetate--CoA ligase family protein translates to MDAAKIIENALREGRKYLMEHEAKSICQQYGMSVTRFKVAKDLNEALKYAEEIGYPVVFKIVSPDIIHKSDVGGVIVNIKNEEEAKNAYKKIMENVAKNKPNAKIIGILVQEMAPAGLEVIVGAIKDPQFGHTIMFGLGGIFVEILKDVTFRIAPLTMEDAMEMIREIKGYPLLKGYRGQPPADENAIIDTIMKTSKLLTDLPQISQLDLNPIFVYEKGAKIVDARIILE
- a CDS encoding winged helix-turn-helix domain-containing protein yields the protein MSDQLNIEDMKILSEETRIKIIKLLYDKGELGLNEISEQIKKAKSTTSEHLKILLENEFIVRIQTERGYRYKLAEKGVKAVKMLYEGEEIKLQKKPAGVNIQIILRQRIPWIRSAIPAITGATMIILSGIPHVIIALSILNGALLGIMKSKFKDIVMGGVIFSFITSIISVGKIGVIAMPITLALSIIIYICVGGLTWAIIKLVIKHG
- a CDS encoding competence damage-inducible protein A, coding for MVDNSVVEIISIGEELLIGKIVNTNAQWIAKRLTDMGWRVRRITTIGDDVNEIISAIREAINRGTKVIITTGGLGPTFDDKTIEAISKATNRILKLDENVLREIEGKLKRRGRTLSEPAKKMAYIPEGSKIINNLIGTAPGIILEYEGATIIALPGVPSEMEDMFEREVIKILGFKHKFHEKELTIYNVPEAELAPTIIELMKEIPDIYIKSHPKTELGDKITLKLHIYSQKYEDNDWNKVIEKVKEKIREKHNYCEIKEI
- a CDS encoding ATP/GTP-binding protein, whose amino-acid sequence is MDTIMLIGTAGSGKSSLTYTLSRWLEENDKSTGILNLDPGVRWLPYSPDIDIRDYINLDQIMMHYELGPNGALIAAVDMMINYIKDIREEIKSLDCEYLLIDTPGQMELFAFRRVGPQVISKISEENMIILFLIDAMFTQKPSDFASALLLATSVQYRFLKPQINIISKSDLLSQNLKEKIEEWIEDPETLKMEIISSEDTLQSEISQRIVDVISEEMFAEIVFTSSITGEGGDALLGRIERILGKTIIE